In Saimiri boliviensis isolate mSaiBol1 chromosome 12, mSaiBol1.pri, whole genome shotgun sequence, one genomic interval encodes:
- the HMX3 gene encoding homeobox protein HMX3, producing the protein MPEPGPDAPGTASAQPPPPPPPPPAPKESPFSIKNLLNGDHHRPPPKPQPPPRTLFAPASAAAAAAAAAAAAAAKGALEGAAGFALSQVGDLAFPRFEIPAQRFALPAHYLERSPAWWYPYTLTPAGGHLPRPEASEKALLRDSSPASGTDRDSPEPLLKTDPDPKELDSKSPDEIILEESDSEESKKEGEAAPGAAGAAAGAAAAAAATPGAEDWKKGAESPEKKPACRKKKTRTVFSRSQVFQLESTFDMKRYLSSSERAGLAASLHLTETQVKIWFQNRRNKWKRQLAAELEAANLSHAAAQRIVRVPILYHENSAAEGAAAAAAGAPVPVSQPLLTFPHPVYYSHPVVSSVPLLRPV; encoded by the exons ATGCCGGAACCCGGACCGGACGCTCCCGGCACCGCCAGCGCACAGCCCCCTCCGCCGCCGCCCCCACCACCCGCTCCCAAGGAGTCCCCGTTCTCCATCAAGAACCTGCTCAACGGAGACCACCACCGGCCGCCCCCTAAGCCGCAGCCGCCCCCACGGACGCTCTTCGCGCCGGCCTcggctgccgccgccgccgcggccgcTGCAGCCGCCGCGGCGGCCAAGGGGGCCCTGGAGGGAGCCGCGGGCTTCGCGCTCTCGCAGGTGGGCGACCTGGCTTTCCCCCGCTTTGAGATCCCGGCGCAGAGGTTTGCCCTGCCCGCGCACTACCTGGAGCGCTCCCCAGCCTGGTGGTACCCCTACACCCTGACCCCCGCCGGCGGCCACCTCCCGCGACCTGAAG CCTCGGAGAAGGCCCTCCTGCGAGACTCCTCCCCCGCCTCGGGCACGGACCGCGACTCTCCGGAGCCACTGCTCAAGACTGACCCCGACCCCAAGGAGCTGGACTCCAAGAGCCCGGACGAGATCATTCTGGAGGAGAGCGACTCCGAGGAAAGCAAGAAGGAAGGCGAAGCGGCGCCAGGCGCAGCCGGGGCAGCCGcaggggcggcggcggcggcggcggcgactcCGGGCGCAGAGGACTGGAAGAAGGGCGCGGAGAGTCCGGAGAAGAAGCCGGCGTGCCGCAAGAAGAAGACGCGCACCGTCTTCTCGCGCAGCCAGGTCTTCCAGCTGGAGTCCACCTTCGACATGAAGCGCTACCTGAGCAGCTCGGAGCGCGCCGGCCTGGCCGCGTCGCTGCACCTCACTGAGACGCAGGTCAAGATCTGGTTCCAGAACCGCCGCAACAAGTGGAAGCGGCAGCTGGCGGCGGAGCTGGAGGCAGCAAACCTGAGCCACGCCGCGGCGCAGCGCATCGTGCGGGTGCCCATCCTCTACCACGAGAACTCGGCGGCCGAGGGCGCGGCGGCTGCAGCCGCGGGAGCCCCGGTGCCTGTCAGCCAGCCGCTGCTCACCTTCCCGCACCCCGTCTACTACTCGCACCCAGTGGTCTCCTCCGTGCCGCTGCTACGGCCGGTCTGA